From the genome of Calliopsis andreniformis isolate RMS-2024a unplaced genomic scaffold, iyCalAndr_principal scaffold0022, whole genome shotgun sequence, one region includes:
- the LOC143186897 gene encoding uncharacterized protein LOC143186897 produces the protein MSFRQLFRTLLKKNGPFMYATSFIFVDHSETKKPTEGDKLKFEPPDIKKLTHEYMIQQSTIDALNSTTQILTIAYTAIIRTSDEYKALLNELISLTRETSMFTVGDEHWDMIIELRSKVQNKEQMLTNLTGYVQYIHKMAVAVSEICYLSGMDNLSFTLSQQVDDIIKKVQEEVDNITKLEQEYCNVHEECIKNFQKENIF, from the exons CATTTCGTCAACTATTTCGAACATTATTAAAGAAAAATGGTCCTTTTATG TATGCTACAAGCTTTATCTTCGTGGATCATTCTGAAACCAAAAAACCTACTGAAGGTGACAAACTAAAATTTGAACCTCCAGATATAAAAAAGTTAACTCATGAATACATGATACAACAATCGACAATAGATGCTTTGAATAGTACAACACAAATATTAACCATTGCATATACAGCAATAATTAGAACTAGTGATGAATATAA ggCTTTATTGAATGAATTAATCAGTCTTACAAGAGAAACTTCAATGTTTACTGTTGGTGATGAACATTGGGATATGATAATAGAATTAAGGtcgaaagtacaaaataaagagcAAATGTTAACT aaTTTAACAGGATATGTTCAATATATACACAAAAtggcagtagcagtatcagaaaTATGTTATTTATCTGGAATGGATAACTTGTCTTTTACTCTTTCTCAACAAGTAGATGATATCATTAAAAAAGTACAGGAAGAGGTTGATAATATCACAAAACTTGAACAAGAATATTGCAATGTACATGAAGAATGCATAAAAAATTTT caaaaagaaaatatattctGA